A portion of the Patescibacteria group bacterium genome contains these proteins:
- a CDS encoding tetratricopeptide repeat protein: MKNTLEKSSKAVGTCEKVSRGSIYLLVFLLPILFLPWTANVLDFNKQALLIILVFASLFAWILKALISGKVSFNFGSVHIPVLVLFLIYTASTIFSLWRYGSFWGWPQVSSESLLSLLGLLLLYFLVVNIFEKKEIFRLITFLVVSGFLAMLYGALQLFGKFLFPIDFTKAVSFNTIGGLNSLAVFTAVLLPLIIILITVSTKRYLKIFFIAVAAFSAVLLILINFLTAWWLVIVGSALIIAFGMQKRDIFDSRWLVLPMFFLALALFFSFIRFQIPGLPERPVEVFLTHRASSDISWKALKENSILGSGPGTFVYNFSKYRDISFNQNPLWSVRFEWASSKFLTILATCGILGVLSFLSLIGFFIFYGIKSLFKKSAKASSEALSKDEEGVNKRFFWLLALGIFISFLTLSVGYFFCQSNLSLDFVYFLFMGSFISLLCSAKKEILLKTSSLITLGLTFIFTVVFIFGLGLFILEGQRYVAAVSYLKGLRSWQQGESGNTLKHLERAVRISPGVDLYWREISQVYLQNINEVAGRTDLSQEEITQRLQLYINNAVNSAKAATDTNPKNVANWSVKGFIYQSLIGVIGGTKDWAVDSYKEALELEPNNPYFPAQTGIALLREVTFLSQEKAEEREKILREAQEQFKKAIEMKPDYAPAHFQLAVVYQAQGKQAEMIEELEKTKSFAPFDVGLAFQLGLIYFQKKDYEKALIELERAVILNPDYANALYFLGLTYDELGEKEKAIRVFEKIQIANPDHSLVITILNNLRSGEKALKGVVEEQPPVVPIEEEHPEIEE, encoded by the coding sequence ATGAAAAACACGTTAGAGAAATCTTCTAAAGCAGTTGGAACTTGTGAAAAAGTTTCTAGGGGCAGTATTTACCTTTTAGTTTTTTTGCTGCCTATCTTATTTTTGCCCTGGACAGCAAATGTTCTTGACTTTAATAAACAGGCATTGTTGATTATTTTGGTTTTTGCTTCCCTCTTTGCCTGGATACTGAAAGCTTTGATTTCAGGGAAAGTTAGTTTTAATTTTGGTTCAGTTCATATTCCAGTATTAGTTTTATTCTTAATTTACACTGCCTCAACAATTTTCTCTTTGTGGCGCTATGGAAGTTTCTGGGGCTGGCCTCAGGTTAGTAGCGAAAGTTTACTTAGTTTACTTGGCCTTTTACTGCTTTATTTTTTGGTGGTTAATATTTTTGAGAAAAAGGAGATTTTTCGTCTGATAACTTTCTTAGTGGTTTCTGGCTTTCTGGCAATGCTTTATGGGGCGCTTCAACTTTTTGGCAAGTTTTTGTTTCCTATTGATTTCACTAAAGCAGTTTCCTTCAATACTATCGGAGGGCTAAATAGTTTAGCTGTATTTACAGCTGTTTTATTACCTTTAATTATTATTTTAATCACAGTAAGCACTAAGAGATATTTAAAAATATTTTTTATAGCAGTTGCAGCTTTTAGTGCTGTTTTGCTGATTTTGATAAACTTCTTAACTGCCTGGTGGTTGGTAATAGTAGGTTCTGCTTTGATTATTGCTTTTGGGATGCAGAAAAGAGATATTTTTGACAGCCGTTGGCTGGTCTTGCCGATGTTCTTTTTGGCTCTGGCTTTGTTCTTTAGTTTCATTAGGTTTCAGATTCCCGGACTTCCCGAGCGACCCGTTGAGGTTTTCTTAACCCACCGGGCAAGTTCTGATATTTCTTGGAAGGCCTTAAAAGAAAACTCAATTCTCGGCTCAGGTCCTGGCACTTTTGTTTATAATTTCTCAAAATACAGAGACATTAGTTTTAATCAGAATCCCCTTTGGAGCGTAAGATTTGAATGGGCCAGTTCAAAGTTCCTTACTATTTTAGCCACTTGCGGAATTTTAGGAGTTCTTTCATTTTTATCTTTGATTGGCTTTTTTATTTTTTATGGAATAAAATCTCTTTTTAAGAAATCCGCTAAGGCATCGTCAGAAGCTCTAAGCAAAGATGAGGAAGGAGTAAATAAGAGGTTTTTCTGGCTCTTGGCTTTGGGAATTTTTATTAGTTTCCTGACCTTAAGCGTAGGATATTTTTTCTGCCAGTCAAATCTTTCCTTGGATTTCGTTTACTTTTTGTTTATGGGAAGCTTTATTTCTTTGCTTTGTTCTGCTAAAAAAGAAATTTTGCTTAAAACGTCTTCTTTAATAACTCTTGGCCTTACTTTTATTTTTACTGTGGTTTTCATTTTCGGTTTAGGACTTTTTATTCTTGAAGGACAAAGATACGTAGCTGCAGTGAGTTATTTGAAGGGGCTGAGGAGCTGGCAACAAGGGGAAAGTGGTAATACTTTAAAGCATTTGGAAAGGGCAGTCAGGATAAGTCCCGGAGTAGATTTGTATTGGCGGGAAATATCTCAGGTCTATCTTCAGAATATAAATGAAGTAGCCGGAAGAACAGATTTATCTCAGGAAGAAATTACCCAGAGGCTTCAGCTTTACATCAATAATGCGGTGAATTCTGCTAAGGCAGCCACTGATACGAATCCTAAAAATGTGGCCAATTGGTCAGTTAAGGGTTTTATTTACCAGAGTCTAATTGGGGTTATTGGCGGGACAAAGGATTGGGCAGTGGATTCCTATAAGGAAGCCCTAGAACTGGAACCAAACAATCCTTATTTCCCAGCTCAAACAGGAATTGCCCTTTTGAGGGAAGTAACCTTTTTATCGCAAGAAAAAGCAGAAGAGAGAGAAAAAATTCTTAGAGAAGCCCAGGAGCAATTTAAAAAAGCAATTGAAATGAAACCTGATTATGCTCCAGCTCACTTTCAGTTGGCAGTGGTTTATCAAGCCCAAGGCAAGCAGGCAGAAATGATTGAGGAACTTGAAAAAACTAAGAGTTTTGCTCCTTTTGATGTTGGCTTGGCTTTTCAGTTGGGATTGATCTATTTTCAGAAAAAAGATTATGAAAAAGCTCTCATTGAATTGGAAAGAGCGGTTATACTCAATCCTGATTATGCTAATGCTTTGTACTTTTTGGGGTTAACATATGATGAATTGGGAGAAAAAGAAAAAGCCATTAGAGTTTTTGAGAAGATTCAAATTGCAAATCCCGATCATTCATTAGTGATTACGATTTTAAACAATTTAAGAAGTGGGGAAAAGGCATTGAAAGGCGTAGTTGAAGAACAGCCGCCAGTTGTTCCAATTGAAGAAGAACACCCAGAGATTGAAGAATAG
- a CDS encoding DNA-directed RNA polymerase subunit beta, whose product MKTKNFSKSKVSLHLPYLLTLQKESWQWFWSEGLKDLFSEIFPIRDHTGKELELWFLDYKLDEPKYKTDLEAKRNNDSYEASLRVKAKLVSLKTKGIKEQEVFLTDFPLMTERGTFVVNGIERVAISQLIRSPGAFFNLQTIRGRNRFGAKIIPNRGAWLEFETDASGFIGVKIDRKRKVAATTLLKALSGLDNKQIKGIFQDVDRDPDIKYIEETLKRDPTKDQPEALVEIYRRLRPGDLVTPDTARELIESVFFNFERYDLSKVGRWRMWQRLPALRETRRKKKVEGKITPEDRVLKPEDIIEVIREIIRLNNDPEAKADEIDHLGNRRVRTVAELLQNRVRVGLMRMERIVKDKMSTLDTHTLTPAQVINPRPVMAIVKEFFTSSQMCQFMDNENPLAELEHKRRLSATGPGGLTRERAGFEVRDVQPSHYGRICPIQTPEGPNIGLVNHLASFAEVNPYGFVETPYFKVEKGKVTSKIQYLSAFEEEKYNIAHGGVAVGDRGNIIPKKVEARIKGEPGLIDRNKIDFMDVSTEQCFSVGTSLIPFLQNDDANRALMGSNMQRQSVPLVKPEVPLVCSGVEERVARDSGQEVIAEEDGKVIEVDAGHIEVKQGSQRKSYDLKTFVRTNQYTCFHQRPVVQKGQKVKKEDILADGGAISQGRLALGQNVLVAFLSWQGANFEDAIIISERLVKDDYYTSIHLENLTCDVRETKLGPEITTCDIPNVSEEKLKDLDEEGIVRVGAEVGPNDILVGKISPKGEAGLTAEERLLRAIFGEKARDVKDTSLLMEHGKRGRVVEVKVFSREQGHKLEPGIMRRIEVEVAVVRKIQAGDKLAGRHGNKGVISKVVPVEEMPFLEDGTPIDIVLNPLGVASRMNVGQILETHLGLAAKKLGYVAISPAMAGAAEADIKEELKKAGFSEEGKLTLYDGRTGLPFLEKITVGYIYMMKLIHMVEDKIHMRSIGPYSLITQQPLGGKAQFGGQRFGEMEVWALEGYGAADILQEMLTIKSDDVLGRAATYEAVLKGEPIKNPNIPASFNLLVNELKSLGLSVEVKEKPREK is encoded by the coding sequence ATGAAGACAAAAAATTTTTCTAAATCAAAAGTTTCCCTGCATCTGCCTTATTTGCTAACTCTCCAAAAAGAGAGCTGGCAGTGGTTTTGGTCAGAGGGGCTAAAAGATCTTTTTTCTGAAATTTTTCCTATTCGTGACCATACCGGTAAAGAGCTTGAACTCTGGTTTTTAGATTATAAACTTGATGAGCCAAAATATAAGACTGATTTAGAAGCAAAGAGGAATAACGATTCTTACGAAGCATCTTTACGAGTTAAAGCAAAATTAGTTAGTCTCAAAACCAAAGGGATTAAAGAACAGGAAGTTTTTTTAACTGATTTCCCCTTGATGACAGAAAGGGGAACTTTTGTTGTTAATGGAATTGAAAGAGTGGCAATCTCCCAACTTATTCGCTCCCCCGGAGCTTTTTTTAATCTTCAGACAATCAGAGGAAGAAATCGTTTTGGCGCTAAGATTATTCCTAATCGAGGAGCTTGGCTTGAATTTGAAACCGACGCTTCTGGATTTATAGGAGTAAAGATTGACCGAAAAAGGAAAGTAGCAGCAACTACCTTATTAAAGGCACTTTCTGGTTTAGATAATAAGCAGATAAAAGGGATTTTCCAGGATGTGGACCGCGACCCAGACATAAAATATATTGAAGAGACCTTAAAACGAGACCCAACCAAGGATCAACCAGAGGCCTTGGTTGAAATTTATAGACGTTTAAGGCCCGGGGATTTAGTAACCCCTGATACAGCAAGAGAGTTGATTGAGAGTGTATTTTTTAATTTTGAAAGATATGATTTATCCAAAGTCGGCAGATGGAGAATGTGGCAGCGCCTGCCGGCGCTGCGCGAAACTAGGCGAAAGAAAAAGGTTGAAGGAAAAATTACTCCAGAAGATAGAGTGCTGAAGCCGGAAGATATAATAGAAGTTATCCGAGAAATTATTAGGCTAAACAATGATCCTGAAGCTAAGGCAGACGAAATTGACCACTTGGGAAACAGAAGAGTAAGAACTGTTGCTGAACTTCTCCAAAACAGAGTTAGAGTGGGCTTAATGAGGATGGAAAGAATTGTAAAAGATAAAATGTCCACTTTAGATACCCATACTTTAACCCCGGCTCAAGTAATTAATCCCAGACCGGTTATGGCAATTGTTAAAGAATTCTTCACTTCTTCCCAGATGTGCCAATTTATGGATAATGAAAATCCCTTAGCTGAGTTAGAACATAAAAGGAGATTGTCAGCTACCGGGCCGGGAGGGTTAACTCGGGAGAGAGCAGGATTTGAAGTTAGAGATGTTCAACCTTCTCATTACGGAAGAATTTGCCCAATTCAAACTCCTGAAGGTCCTAATATTGGATTGGTCAACCACTTAGCCTCCTTTGCCGAAGTTAATCCTTATGGATTTGTTGAGACACCATATTTTAAAGTGGAAAAGGGAAAAGTTACGTCTAAGATTCAATATCTCAGTGCTTTTGAAGAAGAGAAATATAATATTGCTCACGGCGGCGTAGCAGTTGGTGACAGAGGAAATATTATCCCTAAAAAAGTTGAGGCAAGGATAAAGGGAGAGCCGGGATTAATTGATAGGAATAAAATAGATTTTATGGATGTTTCTACTGAGCAATGTTTTTCAGTTGGGACATCTCTTATTCCTTTTTTGCAAAACGATGATGCAAACCGAGCCCTGATGGGTTCAAATATGCAGAGGCAGTCAGTGCCTTTAGTAAAACCCGAGGTGCCTCTGGTTTGTTCAGGGGTAGAGGAAAGAGTGGCTAGAGATTCAGGCCAGGAAGTAATTGCTGAAGAAGATGGAAAAGTAATTGAAGTTGATGCCGGCCATATTGAAGTGAAGCAGGGGAGTCAGAGGAAAAGTTATGATTTGAAGACTTTCGTCAGAACCAATCAATATACCTGTTTCCACCAAAGACCAGTAGTCCAAAAAGGGCAAAAAGTTAAAAAAGAGGATATTTTGGCAGACGGTGGAGCAATTTCTCAGGGGAGATTAGCTTTGGGCCAGAATGTTTTAGTTGCCTTTCTTTCCTGGCAGGGAGCAAACTTTGAAGATGCAATCATTATATCAGAGAGATTAGTAAAAGATGATTATTACACTTCAATCCATCTTGAAAATCTCACTTGCGATGTCAGAGAGACAAAATTAGGACCAGAAATTACTACTTGTGATATCCCTAATGTTTCAGAAGAAAAATTAAAAGATTTAGATGAGGAAGGAATTGTCAGGGTTGGAGCTGAAGTTGGACCGAATGATATTTTAGTTGGGAAAATCTCACCAAAAGGAGAGGCGGGTTTAACTGCTGAAGAAAGATTATTAAGGGCAATTTTTGGAGAGAAGGCAAGAGATGTTAAAGACACTTCTTTACTAATGGAGCATGGGAAGCGAGGAAGAGTAGTTGAGGTGAAGGTTTTCTCCAGAGAACAGGGGCATAAGTTAGAGCCCGGGATCATGAGGAGAATTGAGGTTGAGGTGGCGGTGGTTCGGAAAATTCAGGCCGGAGATAAATTGGCCGGTCGTCATGGAAACAAAGGAGTGATTTCTAAAGTTGTACCAGTAGAGGAAATGCCCTTTTTGGAGGATGGAACTCCAATAGATATTGTCCTAAATCCTTTGGGCGTGGCTTCAAGAATGAATGTTGGACAGATATTAGAAACTCACCTTGGCTTAGCTGCTAAAAAATTGGGATATGTGGCGATATCCCCGGCTATGGCTGGCGCTGCTGAGGCAGATATTAAAGAAGAATTAAAAAAGGCAGGTTTTTCAGAAGAAGGAAAGCTTACTTTATATGATGGAAGAACTGGTCTTCCTTTTCTTGAAAAGATTACAGTTGGTTATATTTATATGATGAAACTAATCCATATGGTTGAAGATAAAATCCATATGCGTTCAATTGGACCTTATTCTTTAATTACTCAGCAGCCATTAGGGGGTAAGGCTCAGTTTGGAGGTCAGAGATTTGGAGAGATGGAAGTTTGGGCTTTAGAAGGATACGGAGCAGCTGATATTTTACAAGAGATGTTAACGATAAAGTCAGATGATGTTTTAGGAAGAGCAGCGACTTATGAGGCGGTTTTAAAGGGAGAGCCAATTAAAAATCCAAACATCCCGGCCTCATTTAATCTTTTAGTTAACGAATTAAAATCTTTAGGGCTTAGTGTGGAAGTGAAGGAAAAGCCCAGGGAGAAATAG
- the rpoC gene encoding DNA-directed RNA polymerase subunit beta', with translation MRVQDLEAIRIKLASPEEILSWSYGEVTKPETINYRTQRSEKDGLFCERIFGPGKDYECYCGKYRRIRYKGIVCDRCGVEVTKSSVRRERMGHIELACPVSHIWFLRGVPSRIGMVLGIPMQQLEKVIYFAAYIVTDVNKEAKEKALKEIEKEYKIKTKNKKQKIKNKKELKTNLEELKAARGRAREEILGIEPLRVFSEVEYYDYSLKYGEVFEAGTGAETLRKIFEKIDLKKEIKKLKKEEEKVTSISRRKILRRLRFLEGLVKAGIRPEWMFLTVLPILPPDLRPMVQLDGGRYASSDLNDLYRRVINRNNRLKYLLEIAAPEVIVRNEKRMLQEAVDALVDNGMRKGILTTATTGGRRLLKSLADMLKGKQGRFRQNLLGKRVDYSGRSVIVVGPQLKLHQCGLPKKMALELFKPFVIKRILDKELAYNVRGASKLIEQGTDEVWAILEEVVKDKLVLLNRAPTLHRLGIQAFQPVLIEGESIEVHPMTCKAFNADFDGDQMAIHVPLSEGAQKEAGEIMLSTLNLLKPATGVPVVAPTQDIILGCYWITKIKKEAKGEGKNFSNPEEAIMAYEFGDIDLRARIRVRMRASLAETSVGRILFNETLPEDYPFVNEVINSKRLEKITGEIIEKYKQEIIEDTLDKIKDLGFESATISGITWGMDDLIVPPEKEEIIKAAEKEIELIESHFKRGLLSKEEKSSKVIEVWTKAKSEVEKLVPKTLPEMGSIFSMVDSGARGSWTQPVQMAGMKGLVINPAGQIIELPVKSSFKEGFDVLEYFISTHGARKGTADTALRTSTAGYLTRRLVDVSHEVVISEEDCKDQDGFEVFRQDADELGQDFIYKIVGRKALEGIKGIVKKGDIIGWKAARKISEQGIEKVKVRSPISCKSVRGICQKCYGWDLGSNQLIKKGAAVGIVAAQAIGEPGTQLTMRTFHTGGVAGGGDITFGLPRVQEIFEARIPGGKAEISRVEGKVLEITPERIIKIKTSPVRGSEGKKISPGRRTSNGAGSKKSDVVEYKIPSKTAIFVEKGQDIKKGQQLCEGNLDLRELFKIKNKEETQRYVLKEIQRIYVSQGAVIHDKHVEVIIRQMFSRVRIKEVGDSSFTIGEIVERSKFLEENAKLKKEKKKLAKATAVLLGISRVALTTDSFLSAASFQETSRVLIRAALEGKEDKLRGLKENVIIGKLIPAGTGFKK, from the coding sequence ATGCGGGTTCAAGATTTAGAAGCAATAAGAATAAAACTTGCCTCACCAGAGGAGATTTTAAGTTGGAGTTATGGTGAGGTTACTAAACCTGAAACCATTAATTACCGAACTCAGAGGTCTGAAAAAGATGGTCTTTTTTGTGAAAGAATTTTTGGCCCAGGAAAAGATTATGAGTGCTATTGCGGTAAATATAGAAGAATTCGTTACAAAGGGATAGTTTGCGATAGATGCGGGGTTGAGGTAACAAAGTCATCGGTGAGGCGGGAAAGAATGGGGCATATAGAATTAGCCTGTCCGGTTTCTCACATTTGGTTTTTACGGGGGGTTCCTTCAAGAATAGGAATGGTTTTAGGTATTCCTATGCAGCAGCTGGAAAAAGTAATTTATTTCGCAGCTTACATTGTTACTGACGTCAATAAAGAAGCAAAGGAAAAAGCTTTGAAGGAAATTGAAAAAGAATACAAAATTAAAACAAAAAATAAAAAACAAAAAATAAAAAACAAAAAAGAATTGAAGACCAATTTAGAGGAATTGAAGGCAGCGAGGGGCAGGGCAAGGGAAGAGATTTTAGGGATTGAACCCTTAAGAGTTTTTTCTGAAGTTGAATATTATGATTATTCTTTGAAATATGGTGAAGTTTTTGAAGCAGGAACAGGAGCTGAGACCTTAAGAAAAATTTTTGAGAAGATTGATTTAAAAAAAGAGATTAAGAAATTGAAAAAGGAGGAAGAAAAAGTAACATCAATATCTCGGAGAAAAATTTTAAGGAGATTGAGGTTTTTAGAGGGTCTGGTTAAAGCTGGCATTAGACCTGAATGGATGTTTTTAACGGTTTTGCCAATTTTACCACCCGATTTAAGACCAATGGTTCAATTGGATGGCGGTCGTTACGCTTCTTCTGATTTGAATGACCTTTATCGGAGGGTAATCAATCGAAACAACCGCTTAAAATACTTATTGGAGATTGCCGCTCCGGAAGTGATTGTTAGAAATGAAAAAAGGATGCTCCAGGAAGCGGTTGATGCTTTGGTTGATAACGGGATGAGAAAAGGGATTTTGACTACAGCTACTACTGGAGGGAGAAGGTTATTAAAATCTTTAGCTGATATGCTTAAAGGGAAACAAGGCAGATTCCGCCAGAATCTTTTGGGAAAGCGAGTCGATTATTCAGGGAGGTCAGTAATTGTTGTCGGTCCACAATTAAAACTTCATCAGTGCGGACTTCCAAAGAAAATGGCTTTGGAGTTGTTTAAACCCTTTGTTATTAAGAGAATTTTAGATAAAGAACTTGCCTATAATGTTCGGGGAGCTTCAAAATTAATTGAACAGGGAACCGATGAGGTCTGGGCAATTTTAGAGGAAGTGGTCAAAGATAAATTGGTTTTGCTAAATCGTGCCCCTACCCTTCACCGTTTAGGAATTCAGGCATTCCAGCCGGTTTTGATTGAAGGAGAATCAATTGAGGTCCACCCTATGACTTGTAAGGCATTTAACGCTGATTTTGATGGGGACCAGATGGCAATTCATGTTCCCCTAAGCGAAGGAGCTCAAAAAGAGGCAGGAGAAATAATGTTATCTACTCTTAATTTATTGAAACCTGCTACCGGCGTTCCTGTTGTAGCCCCTACTCAGGATATTATTCTCGGCTGTTATTGGATTACCAAAATAAAGAAAGAAGCAAAAGGAGAGGGAAAGAATTTCTCTAATCCAGAAGAGGCAATTATGGCCTATGAATTCGGAGATATTGATTTAAGAGCTCGCATTCGTGTGCGAATGCGAGCCAGTTTGGCAGAGACCTCGGTGGGAAGGATTTTATTTAACGAAACCCTACCCGAAGATTACCCTTTTGTTAACGAAGTAATAAATTCAAAAAGATTAGAAAAAATAACGGGTGAGATTATTGAGAAATATAAACAGGAAATAATTGAAGATACTTTAGATAAAATTAAAGATTTGGGATTTGAAAGCGCTACAATTTCTGGAATAACTTGGGGAATGGATGATTTGATTGTTCCTCCAGAAAAAGAGGAAATTATTAAAGCGGCTGAAAAAGAAATTGAACTGATTGAAAGTCATTTTAAAAGAGGTTTGCTTTCTAAAGAAGAGAAGAGCAGTAAAGTAATTGAGGTTTGGACAAAAGCAAAATCAGAAGTTGAGAAATTAGTGCCAAAAACATTGCCTGAAATGGGTTCAATATTTTCAATGGTTGATTCAGGAGCAAGAGGATCTTGGACCCAGCCGGTTCAAATGGCAGGAATGAAGGGTTTGGTAATTAATCCAGCCGGCCAAATTATTGAACTGCCGGTAAAGAGTTCTTTTAAGGAGGGGTTTGATGTTTTGGAATATTTCATTTCTACGCATGGAGCAAGAAAAGGAACAGCAGATACAGCTTTGCGGACTTCAACTGCTGGGTATCTAACCAGACGTCTTGTTGATGTTTCTCATGAAGTGGTAATTTCAGAGGAGGATTGCAAAGACCAGGATGGCTTTGAAGTATTCCGACAAGATGCTGATGAATTAGGCCAGGACTTTATCTATAAGATTGTTGGCAGAAAGGCTTTGGAGGGTATAAAGGGCATTGTCAAGAAAGGAGATATAATTGGCTGGAAAGCAGCAAGAAAGATAAGCGAGCAAGGAATTGAAAAAGTTAAGGTCCGCTCACCAATTAGTTGTAAATCTGTTCGGGGAATTTGTCAGAAATGCTATGGCTGGGATCTTGGGTCAAATCAATTGATAAAAAAAGGAGCAGCAGTAGGAATTGTTGCTGCTCAGGCAATAGGAGAGCCCGGTACCCAGCTAACGATGAGGACTTTTCACACCGGAGGGGTGGCTGGTGGCGGTGATATTACTTTTGGTCTTCCCCGAGTCCAAGAGATTTTTGAGGCAAGAATACCTGGAGGAAAGGCAGAAATTTCCCGGGTTGAAGGGAAGGTATTAGAAATAACTCCAGAGAGGATAATCAAGATTAAAACGAGCCCCGTTAGGGGTTCCGAGGGCAAAAAAATATCACCGGGCAGACGAACCTCTAACGGGGCGGGTTCCAAGAAAAGTGATGTTGTTGAGTATAAGATACCTTCCAAAACAGCAATTTTCGTGGAAAAAGGGCAAGATATCAAAAAAGGACAGCAGCTTTGCGAAGGGAATTTAGATTTAAGAGAACTATTTAAAATAAAAAATAAAGAAGAGACCCAACGGTATGTCTTAAAAGAAATTCAGAGAATTTATGTTTCTCAGGGAGCAGTTATTCATGATAAACATGTTGAAGTGATAATTCGCCAGATGTTTTCCCGAGTAAGAATTAAAGAAGTAGGGGATAGTAGTTTTACAATTGGAGAGATTGTTGAAAGATCTAAGTTTCTTGAAGAAAATGCTAAACTGAAAAAAGAAAAAAAGAAACTGGCAAAAGCTACCGCCGTTTTATTGGGAATTTCCCGGGTAGCTCTTACTACCGATTCCTTTTTATCTGCTGCCTCTTTCCAAGAAACCTCCAGAGTTCTAATTAGGGCAGCCCTTGAAGGAAAGGAAGATAAATTGCGGGGATTGAAAGAAAACGTAATAATTGGTAAACTAATACCAGCAGGGACAGGATTTAAGAAATAA